The following DNA comes from Peribacillus sp. FSL E2-0218.
AATTCTTCGCCGCGCATCAGCTTCCCGGCGACGATATCAGGCAGCGGAACCCTTGCCCCGCCTGCAACAAAAACGGAGCCGTCTCTCGTGGCCATCGCACCCCAATTGCAAAGAAACAGTCCTTGCTTCATTTTCACGACACCGCCTTCCAGGCCGATTCCGATATCGGCATCACTGTGAATCAAGCAATTCCGGGCCCGCGTCCTGGCTCCTTCCAACGTTTCTTCATCTGAAAACGGCTGTTCCGAAACCCCGGTTT
Coding sequences within:
- a CDS encoding DUF84 family protein, whose product is MKIAVGSKNPAKIQAVLDVYESAEIISLQVETGVSEQPFSDEETLEGARTRARNCLIHSDADIGIGLEGGVVKMKQGLFLCNWGAMATRDGSVFVAGGARVPLPDIVAGKLMRGEELGPVMDTFTKQTNISKKEGAIGVFTNERITRSDMFLHIMRMLAGQHEYKLKN